From Pradoshia eiseniae, the proteins below share one genomic window:
- a CDS encoding nucleotide pyrophosphohydrolase — MEKVMKKVIEFRDERGWGQYHNEKDLAISISLEANELLENFQWRDSEEAARESRQNIKEEMADVFIYLLQLADKLDIDLEEEALRKLEKNALKYPAPSPSDQ; from the coding sequence ATGGAAAAAGTCATGAAAAAAGTAATAGAATTCAGAGATGAACGTGGCTGGGGACAATATCATAATGAGAAGGATTTGGCGATTTCGATTTCCTTAGAGGCGAATGAACTGCTCGAGAACTTCCAGTGGAGAGATAGCGAGGAGGCTGCGCGTGAATCACGGCAGAATATAAAAGAAGAGATGGCAGATGTGTTTATCTATCTTTTGCAGCTGGCCGATAAATTGGATATTGATCTGGAGGAGGAAGCGCTCAGAAAGCTTGAGAAGAACGCTTTGAAATATCCTGCTCCATCTCCATCTGATCAGTAA
- a CDS encoding ABC transporter substrate-binding protein: MKKAKYLSFLLFIVLSIFTVLAGCSSDKDEKASGDGKESKELIVYSPNPIEFNEPLIKEFEAETGIKVEVISAGAGELLKRIEAEGDNPLGDVMWGGSLSSLEPYVDYFEKYQSANEDKVIDEYKNEDGYITRFSLVPSVIMVNKNLIGDKKIEGFADLLDKDLKGKIAFADPSKSSSSFEQVINQLYAMGNGDPEKGWEYEEKLIKNLDQKLLSGSSATYKGVADGEYAVGLTFEEPVVNYINDGAPIDIVYPKEGTIVKPDGVAIIKNAVNMENAKKFVDFITNEDSQTMVANELSRRPVLSTVKIKDDIGMKPLSEIKLIEDDQEWSNQNKASILDKYKEIFTSN; this comes from the coding sequence ATGAAGAAGGCAAAGTATCTTTCGTTCTTATTATTTATCGTATTAAGTATTTTTACTGTTTTAGCTGGTTGTTCATCTGATAAGGATGAGAAGGCGAGCGGCGACGGGAAGGAAAGTAAAGAGTTAATCGTCTATTCTCCAAACCCCATCGAATTTAATGAACCATTAATAAAAGAATTTGAAGCTGAAACTGGCATAAAAGTTGAGGTAATTTCCGCAGGTGCTGGTGAGCTGTTGAAGAGAATCGAAGCAGAAGGAGATAATCCGCTAGGTGATGTAATGTGGGGAGGGTCATTATCCTCACTAGAGCCATATGTGGATTATTTCGAGAAGTATCAGTCTGCGAATGAGGATAAGGTCATTGATGAATATAAGAATGAAGACGGATATATTACGCGTTTCTCCTTAGTGCCTAGTGTTATTATGGTAAACAAAAATTTGATTGGCGACAAGAAAATAGAAGGTTTTGCTGATTTGCTGGACAAAGACTTAAAAGGAAAGATTGCATTCGCCGATCCTTCTAAATCATCATCATCCTTTGAGCAAGTAATCAACCAGTTGTATGCGATGGGGAATGGGGATCCGGAAAAAGGCTGGGAGTATGAAGAAAAGTTGATTAAGAATCTCGATCAAAAATTATTAAGCGGTTCTTCTGCAACCTATAAAGGTGTTGCAGACGGCGAGTATGCGGTTGGATTAACATTTGAAGAGCCGGTTGTTAATTACATCAATGACGGAGCGCCGATTGACATTGTCTATCCTAAAGAAGGAACGATTGTTAAACCTGATGGAGTGGCAATTATAAAAAATGCAGTAAATATGGAGAACGCCAAAAAGTTTGTTGATTTTATCACTAATGAGGATTCTCAAACAATGGTAGCTAATGAATTAAGCAGAAGACCGGTTCTCTCAACAGTAAAAATAAAAGATGATATCGGGATGAAGCCGCTCTCAGAAATTAAACTTATTGAAGATGATCAAGAGTGGTCAAATCAAAATAAAGCATCCATCTTAGATAAATATAAAGAAATCTTCACTAGTAATTAA
- a CDS encoding DMT family transporter → MSKEWIKVFIAAVFEVLWVIGLKHSDSLLDWAGTIVAIVISFYGLIMAGRKLPVGTVYAVFVGLGTAGTVFSEVLFFGEPFKAEKIFLVLVLLAGVIGLKLVTDEEPKKGDES, encoded by the coding sequence ATGAGCAAGGAGTGGATTAAAGTATTTATTGCTGCAGTCTTTGAAGTGCTTTGGGTGATAGGCCTGAAGCACTCAGACAGCCTTCTGGACTGGGCCGGAACGATTGTAGCAATTGTCATCAGCTTTTACGGATTGATTATGGCCGGCCGAAAACTGCCAGTTGGTACCGTCTATGCCGTATTCGTCGGTCTTGGCACCGCAGGGACGGTCTTTTCGGAGGTTCTTTTCTTCGGGGAGCCATTTAAAGCGGAGAAAATCTTCCTCGTACTCGTCTTATTGGCAGGCGTGATTGGATTGAAGCTCGTCACAGATGAAGAGCCTAAGAAAGGAGATGAGTCCTAA
- a CDS encoding ABC transporter permease produces the protein MWNKIISKMDFWNIAVLIIFLFFAVFLIYPLGSLLLSSFQGNDGQLTLEHYMSFFEKRYYYESLFNSFAVTISVTILSILIGVPLAYLMSTIKIYGKGIIEVLIIISVLSPPFIGAYSWILLLGRSGVVSKFFQEHLGITVPSIYGFGGILLVFTLKLFPFIYLYVSGALKKLDSSLSEAAESLGVTGIRKLYTLILPLILPTVLAGSLLVFMNALADFGTPMLIGEGYSTMPVLIYSEFISEVGSNAHFAAALATIMVFITAIIFIGQKYVVNKKSYEMSSLRPIQPKKINGTKNVLTHLFIYVVVGLAIIPQATVIYTSFLKTKGSMFIEGYTLESYRRILDRMGDSIFNTFLYGIIALAIIIILGMLISYASVRRKTFFTSFIDTIAMFPYIVPGSVLGITLLLAFNKSPLLLSGTAAILIVSFIIRRLPYTMRSSAAIIYQLSPSMEEASISLGYSPMRTFINITARLMMPGVLAGALLSWITVINELSSSIILFTGNTRTMSVAIYTEVIRASYGTAAALSTILTVTTIISLLIFFKLTGSRDVSL, from the coding sequence ATGTGGAATAAGATAATTAGCAAGATGGATTTCTGGAATATAGCCGTACTAATTATCTTTTTGTTTTTTGCTGTATTTCTGATTTACCCATTAGGATCATTGTTATTAAGCAGCTTTCAGGGAAATGATGGCCAATTAACACTGGAACATTATATGAGTTTTTTCGAGAAGAGATATTACTATGAATCTCTGTTCAACAGCTTTGCTGTCACAATTTCTGTTACGATTTTGTCGATATTGATAGGAGTGCCTCTTGCTTATTTAATGTCAACCATCAAAATATACGGAAAAGGGATTATTGAAGTGTTAATCATTATTTCCGTTTTATCACCGCCGTTTATTGGAGCCTATTCATGGATTCTACTTTTAGGCAGAAGCGGGGTAGTATCAAAGTTCTTCCAAGAACATTTAGGCATCACCGTGCCAAGTATCTATGGATTTGGCGGAATTTTGCTGGTGTTTACCCTTAAGTTGTTTCCATTTATATATCTTTATGTGTCTGGAGCGTTGAAGAAACTGGATTCCTCCTTGAGCGAGGCTGCTGAAAGCTTAGGGGTTACGGGAATAAGGAAGCTTTATACCTTGATATTACCGCTTATTCTTCCAACAGTATTAGCAGGATCATTGCTTGTGTTTATGAATGCGCTGGCCGACTTTGGTACACCGATGTTAATTGGTGAAGGATATTCAACCATGCCGGTTCTGATTTATTCAGAGTTCATCAGTGAAGTAGGAAGCAATGCCCATTTTGCCGCAGCATTGGCAACAATCATGGTTTTCATTACGGCTATTATTTTTATAGGGCAAAAATATGTGGTTAATAAAAAATCCTATGAAATGAGTTCTTTACGGCCCATTCAGCCTAAAAAGATAAATGGAACAAAGAATGTCCTTACTCACTTATTTATTTATGTGGTTGTTGGATTGGCAATCATTCCTCAAGCAACAGTTATTTATACGTCCTTCTTAAAAACGAAGGGTTCGATGTTTATAGAAGGATATACGTTAGAAAGTTATCGGAGGATTCTAGATAGGATGGGAGATTCCATCTTTAATACCTTTTTGTACGGCATTATCGCTCTTGCGATTATTATTATCCTTGGCATGCTTATCTCCTATGCTTCTGTCAGACGGAAGACCTTTTTTACATCCTTTATTGATACGATAGCCATGTTTCCGTATATTGTTCCAGGTTCCGTCTTAGGGATTACCTTACTTTTAGCTTTTAATAAATCTCCATTATTGTTAAGCGGGACAGCAGCTATTCTAATTGTTTCATTCATTATCCGGAGACTGCCATATACGATGAGGTCTAGTGCTGCAATTATTTATCAATTGAGTCCTAGTATGGAGGAGGCTTCCATAAGCTTAGGATATTCCCCGATGCGCACGTTTATCAATATCACCGCAAGGCTTATGATGCCGGGTGTGCTTGCAGGTGCTTTATTGAGCTGGATTACCGTAATAAATGAATTAAGCTCATCCATTATTCTATTTACCGGCAATACACGAACGATGTCTGTAGCCATCTATACAGAAGTCATAAGAGCGAGCTATGGGACAGCAGCTGCTCTCTCGACTATTCTGACGGTCACTACTATTATCTCATTGCTTATATTCTTTAAATTGACAGGTTCAAGGGATGTTAGTCTATAG
- a CDS encoding M4 family metallopeptidase: MKKKLIVPVILSSAMMLSSIPMGNVFAAPVDSQKVSKSWNEKANVPLFVKERHAERFSSSTPANALKYLKNSQEETGLSNPDKNLKVKDVQKDELGMTHVRFNQSINGVNVEGAEVVVHFNEDNEVVSVNGRTNQTLAEANVDTKVSLSSEAAIKAAKSSVNASQELTYDPTSELVVYPFEGKNYTAYKVNVNFMGEEPGNWYVFVDAKTGKVIDQYNAMMHADEPKTQKGTGLGVLGERRELHITRVKEPKSGTKFALADYAHANLGGIETYDAKNDNTASNDTLYVGNSAAFNGDYDRAAVDAHYNSEKVYEYFLKEHGRNSLDGEGMAIISKVHYGTNYNNASWNGRWMTYGDGDGEFMISLSAGLDVAAHEMTHGVISHSANLVYRNQSGALNESFADIFGALVDDDDWEMGEDIMAPAAKADGVTVLRSLSNPNSVVVSNEQRRAYSTNGGVYPDHMDEFYHMPTSVDGGGVHVNSSITNHAAYLIGQEIGREKLGKIFYRALTVYLTANSDFSDARQAVVQSAVDLYGAGSAETAAANAGFDAVGIY, encoded by the coding sequence TTGAAGAAGAAATTGATTGTTCCTGTCATTTTATCGTCAGCCATGATGCTGAGCTCGATTCCGATGGGCAATGTTTTTGCGGCACCCGTTGATTCACAGAAAGTGAGCAAGAGCTGGAATGAGAAGGCGAATGTTCCTCTATTTGTTAAGGAACGTCACGCAGAGAGATTCTCCTCCAGCACTCCTGCCAATGCTCTTAAGTACTTAAAGAACAGCCAGGAAGAGACAGGTCTCAGCAATCCGGATAAGAACTTGAAGGTAAAGGATGTTCAAAAGGATGAGCTGGGAATGACCCATGTTCGCTTTAATCAATCAATCAATGGAGTGAATGTGGAAGGTGCAGAAGTCGTTGTTCATTTCAATGAGGACAATGAAGTAGTTTCCGTGAATGGAAGGACCAATCAGACACTTGCAGAAGCTAATGTAGATACAAAAGTCTCCTTAAGCAGTGAAGCAGCCATTAAAGCTGCCAAGTCTTCTGTCAATGCCTCTCAAGAGCTTACATATGATCCAACCTCAGAACTCGTTGTCTATCCTTTCGAAGGAAAAAATTATACAGCCTATAAGGTCAATGTGAACTTCATGGGTGAGGAGCCTGGAAACTGGTATGTTTTCGTTGATGCGAAAACAGGAAAAGTCATTGATCAATATAACGCAATGATGCATGCGGATGAGCCTAAAACACAAAAAGGTACTGGCCTTGGTGTGCTAGGCGAACGCAGGGAACTGCATATTACCCGTGTGAAGGAACCGAAATCAGGCACGAAGTTTGCGCTGGCGGATTATGCCCATGCCAATCTTGGAGGCATTGAAACCTATGATGCCAAAAATGATAACACGGCAAGCAATGATACACTTTATGTCGGAAATTCTGCTGCCTTTAATGGAGATTATGACAGAGCGGCAGTTGATGCTCACTATAATTCCGAAAAGGTGTATGAGTATTTCCTGAAAGAGCATGGCCGTAACTCCCTCGATGGAGAAGGGATGGCCATTATTTCGAAGGTGCATTATGGAACCAATTATAATAATGCCTCCTGGAATGGGCGCTGGATGACGTATGGAGACGGGGATGGGGAGTTCATGATTTCTTTATCAGCCGGCCTTGATGTTGCTGCCCATGAGATGACGCATGGTGTTATCAGCCATTCGGCCAATTTGGTTTACCGCAATCAATCCGGTGCGCTGAATGAGTCCTTCGCGGATATATTTGGTGCCCTTGTGGATGATGATGACTGGGAAATGGGCGAGGATATTATGGCCCCAGCGGCAAAAGCGGACGGGGTTACCGTCTTACGAAGCTTGAGCAACCCGAACAGCGTCGTTGTCAGCAATGAGCAGCGACGGGCCTACAGCACAAATGGCGGCGTCTATCCGGATCATATGGATGAGTTCTATCATATGCCGACCTCTGTCGACGGGGGCGGCGTTCATGTTAACTCCTCCATTACCAATCATGCGGCTTACTTAATTGGCCAGGAGATTGGAAGAGAGAAGCTAGGAAAGATTTTTTACCGCGCTTTAACCGTCTATCTGACGGCAAACTCTGATTTCAGCGATGCGCGCCAGGCAGTTGTACAATCAGCGGTCGATTTATATGGAGCAGGAAGTGCGGAAACGGCGGCTGCTAATGCAGGATTTGATGCGGTAGGAATCTATTAA
- a CDS encoding ABC transporter ATP-binding protein, with translation MSTSIKFEHVRKDYDKNTVIPDLSLTIKPGELFTLLGPSGCGKTTLLRMIAGFHSIDGGTISFDEQVINDIPVHKRNIGMVFQNYAIFPHMTVYDNVKYGLKNKKIGKKEMTERLEDMLETVKITEYKDRLPSRLSGGQQQRVALARAIVIHPNVLLMDEPLSNLDAKLRIDMRRAISEIQRDVNITTVYVTHDQEEALAISDRIAVMKDGIIQQVGYPDTIYLRPVNLFVATFIGHSNLFAATIIEENNQKFVQMNENYRINLDNLTSKAINGREVIVAIRPEEFVMANDRSGLHARVKHRNFLGKYINYELLLDSGESIEYSQDTNQTNQFLNVDDDIFLKAIPAKINVFSRDGEENLISGVNRYVE, from the coding sequence TTGAGTACATCAATTAAATTTGAACATGTTCGGAAGGATTATGATAAGAATACAGTTATTCCTGATTTGAGTTTAACCATAAAACCTGGAGAATTATTTACATTGCTAGGACCTTCGGGGTGCGGCAAAACTACCTTGCTACGCATGATTGCAGGGTTTCATAGCATTGACGGTGGGACGATTTCATTTGATGAACAAGTAATCAATGATATCCCTGTCCACAAAAGAAATATTGGAATGGTATTCCAGAATTATGCGATATTTCCGCATATGACTGTATATGACAATGTTAAGTATGGATTAAAAAATAAGAAGATAGGTAAGAAGGAAATGACGGAAAGATTAGAGGATATGCTTGAAACAGTCAAGATTACCGAATATAAAGACCGGCTGCCGAGTCGGTTATCAGGGGGACAACAGCAGCGGGTTGCTTTGGCAAGAGCAATTGTCATACATCCAAATGTATTATTAATGGATGAACCTCTTTCAAACCTAGATGCTAAACTTCGTATTGATATGAGGCGGGCTATTAGCGAAATTCAAAGGGATGTCAATATCACAACTGTCTATGTCACTCATGATCAAGAAGAGGCGCTCGCTATTTCTGATCGAATTGCGGTTATGAAGGATGGTATCATTCAACAGGTTGGTTATCCAGATACAATTTATCTGCGGCCGGTTAACCTTTTTGTTGCAACCTTCATTGGTCATTCCAATTTATTTGCAGCGACCATTATTGAAGAAAATAATCAAAAGTTTGTCCAAATGAATGAGAATTATCGAATTAACTTGGATAATCTAACAAGCAAAGCCATCAATGGCCGAGAGGTTATAGTTGCCATTCGTCCTGAGGAATTTGTAATGGCAAATGACCGAAGCGGATTGCATGCAAGGGTAAAGCATCGTAACTTCCTTGGCAAATATATTAATTATGAATTACTGCTAGATTCGGGTGAAAGTATTGAATACTCGCAAGATACTAACCAAACAAATCAATTTTTAAATGTAGATGACGATATCTTTCTAAAGGCTATACCTGCAAAGATAAATGTATTTAGCCGAGATGGTGAAGAAAATCTTATTTCCGGAGTGAATCGATATGTGGAATAA
- a CDS encoding DMT family transporter codes for MAWISLILAGICEMIGVGMINKWHHDRNWGSLLFLILGFGASFFFLSIAMETLPMGTAYAIWTGIGASGGAILGMLIYGESKDWKRILFIFMILGAAVGLKLVS; via the coding sequence ATGGCATGGATTTCATTAATCTTGGCGGGAATTTGCGAAATGATTGGCGTGGGGATGATAAACAAATGGCATCATGATCGGAATTGGGGCTCGCTACTTTTCCTGATTCTAGGCTTCGGTGCAAGCTTCTTCTTCCTATCCATCGCAATGGAAACATTGCCGATGGGCACGGCCTATGCCATCTGGACCGGTATTGGCGCCTCAGGCGGAGCCATATTGGGCATGTTGATTTATGGGGAATCGAAGGATTGGAAAAGGATTTTGTTTATCTTCATGATCTTAGGAGCGGCTGTTGGGTTGAAGCTGGTATCATAA
- a CDS encoding ketopantoate reductase family protein, with protein MAIKKVSIIGLGALGVLFGHHLSKRMKLEDLRIIADQYRISRYEEEMVYSNGELCEFQYVTPEEECSPADLLIISVKFNGLDEALHSVRKHVGENTIILSLLNGITSESIIGHVYGMDKVLYCVAQGMDAVKSGNKLTYENMGMLCFGSKEPGVVSPKAKELADFFEEMDIPYELVTDMHRRQWGKFMLNVGVNQTVAVYQTNYGGVQCEGRARDTMIAAMREVIALSGKEGVHLTEEDLQYWLDILGTLGASGKPSMAQDAEAHRPSEVELFAGTVIEMGRKHGLPTPVNEELYEKIRRMEMHYSAQ; from the coding sequence ATGGCAATCAAAAAGGTATCAATCATCGGATTAGGAGCATTAGGAGTGCTGTTTGGCCATCATTTATCGAAGAGGATGAAGCTTGAGGATTTAAGAATCATCGCTGATCAATACCGTATTTCACGGTATGAGGAGGAGATGGTCTATAGTAATGGGGAACTCTGTGAATTTCAGTATGTTACGCCTGAGGAAGAGTGTTCTCCGGCAGATCTACTGATTATTTCTGTTAAGTTTAATGGGTTGGATGAAGCACTCCACTCAGTCAGGAAGCATGTCGGTGAGAACACCATCATCCTATCCCTGCTCAATGGAATTACGAGTGAATCCATTATTGGTCATGTGTACGGAATGGATAAGGTATTATATTGTGTGGCACAGGGAATGGATGCGGTCAAGAGTGGGAATAAACTAACCTATGAAAATATGGGCATGCTTTGTTTTGGTTCCAAGGAGCCAGGTGTCGTGTCACCAAAGGCTAAGGAGCTCGCTGATTTCTTTGAAGAGATGGATATCCCCTATGAATTAGTTACGGATATGCACAGAAGGCAATGGGGGAAATTCATGCTGAATGTAGGCGTCAACCAAACGGTGGCCGTCTATCAAACGAATTATGGCGGTGTCCAATGTGAAGGTAGGGCGAGAGACACGATGATTGCAGCGATGAGAGAGGTCATTGCCCTGTCAGGGAAAGAAGGTGTCCATTTGACAGAGGAAGACCTTCAATATTGGCTGGATATACTCGGAACATTAGGAGCAAGCGGAAAGCCGTCCATGGCACAGGATGCCGAAGCACACCGGCCTAGTGAGGTTGAATTATTTGCCGGGACAGTGATCGAAATGGGGAGAAAGCATGGCTTGCCTACTCCTGTAAATGAAGAACTCTATGAGAAAATCAGAAGGATGGAAATGCACTATTCGGCTCAATAA